In the Candidatus Jidaibacter acanthamoeba genome, one interval contains:
- a CDS encoding RlmE family RNA methyltransferase, with protein MKDKSFRNTKQKLKTAKGRKIGSINWLQRHINDPYVNLCKKKGYRSRAAFKLLEIDEKFKILSNAKSIIDLGAAPGGWLQIAKEKANKAKIIGIDLKEIEPVEGVLLIEGDFLELIDNNEFQGALPDKVDVVLSDMAANACGDRQIDHLRLVELVGFALEFAVKKLNKGGCFVAKLLKGKEEKFLLDEAKKHFQTVKYFKPDASYDDSSEVYLIALKFKNQQAENL; from the coding sequence TTGAAAGATAAAAGCTTTAGAAACACAAAACAAAAACTTAAAACAGCTAAGGGAAGAAAAATCGGTTCAATTAATTGGTTGCAGCGCCATATAAATGATCCTTACGTGAACCTTTGCAAGAAGAAAGGGTATAGATCAAGAGCTGCATTTAAGTTGCTTGAAATAGATGAAAAATTTAAAATTTTAAGCAATGCGAAGAGTATAATAGATCTGGGAGCAGCTCCGGGCGGATGGCTACAGATTGCAAAAGAAAAGGCGAATAAAGCAAAAATTATCGGGATAGATTTAAAAGAAATTGAGCCGGTAGAAGGGGTGCTTTTAATTGAAGGTGATTTTTTGGAACTAATTGACAATAATGAATTCCAAGGAGCTTTACCTGATAAAGTTGATGTCGTGCTCTCCGACATGGCGGCTAATGCATGTGGTGATAGGCAGATTGATCACTTAAGATTAGTTGAGCTTGTGGGGTTCGCTTTAGAGTTTGCAGTTAAAAAATTAAATAAGGGCGGATGTTTCGTTGCCAAACTTTTAAAAGGCAAGGAAGAAAAATTCCTTCTTGATGAAGCAAAAAAACATTTCCAGACAGTTAAATACTTTAAGCCGGATGCAAGCTATGATGATTCATCAGAAGTATACCTAATAGCTTTGAAATTCAAGAATCAACAAGCAGAAAATTTATAA